The following are from one region of the Amycolatopsis sp. QT-25 genome:
- the tal gene encoding transaldolase, protein MSNDKLARLSEAGVSIWLDDLSRERLNTGNLADLIRDKHVVGVTTNPTIFANAMSKGEAYDEQTRELAARGADVEASIRELTTTDVRNAADLFRDVYAATNGVDGRVSIEVDPRLAKDSDKTAAEAQDLWKTVDRPNVLIKIPATEEGLPAITKTLAEGISVNVTLIFSVERYRAVIEAYFAGLEQAKANGHDLKGIHSVASFFVSRVDTEIDKRLDAIGTEAATALRGEAAIANARLAYAAFEELFASDRWKALAEAGANAQRPLWASTGVKDPQYSDTRYVDQLVVKDTVNTMPEKTLDAAADHAEVTGDTVTGKGADAQAVFDKLSAVGIDITDVFLTLENEGVEKFEKSWTELLETVTGQLEKAKD, encoded by the coding sequence ATGAGCAACGACAAGCTCGCGCGGCTGTCCGAGGCAGGCGTTTCGATCTGGCTCGACGACCTGTCCCGTGAACGCCTGAACACCGGCAACCTCGCCGACCTGATCCGCGACAAGCACGTCGTGGGCGTGACCACCAACCCGACGATCTTCGCCAACGCGATGTCGAAGGGCGAGGCGTACGACGAGCAGACCCGCGAGCTCGCGGCCCGCGGCGCCGACGTCGAGGCCAGCATTCGCGAACTGACCACCACCGACGTGCGCAACGCCGCGGACCTGTTCCGCGACGTCTACGCCGCCACGAACGGGGTCGACGGCCGGGTGTCCATCGAAGTGGACCCGCGGCTGGCCAAGGACTCCGACAAGACGGCGGCCGAGGCGCAGGACCTGTGGAAGACCGTGGACCGGCCGAACGTGCTGATCAAGATCCCGGCCACCGAAGAGGGCCTCCCGGCGATCACCAAGACCCTGGCCGAGGGCATCAGCGTCAACGTCACGCTGATCTTCTCCGTCGAGCGGTACCGGGCGGTCATCGAGGCCTACTTCGCCGGGCTCGAGCAGGCCAAGGCCAACGGCCACGACCTCAAGGGCATCCACTCGGTCGCGTCGTTCTTCGTGTCCCGGGTGGACACCGAGATCGACAAGCGGCTCGACGCGATCGGCACCGAGGCGGCCACCGCGCTGCGCGGCGAGGCCGCCATCGCCAACGCGCGCCTGGCGTACGCGGCGTTCGAGGAGCTGTTCGCTTCGGACCGCTGGAAGGCACTCGCGGAGGCGGGCGCGAACGCGCAGCGTCCGCTGTGGGCCTCCACCGGCGTGAAGGACCCGCAGTACTCCGACACCCGCTACGTGGACCAGCTCGTCGTCAAGGACACGGTCAACACGATGCCGGAGAAGACCCTCGACGCGGCCGCGGACCACGCCGAAGTCACCGGTGACACGGTGACCGGCAAGGGCGCCGACGCGCAAGCCGTCTTCGACAAGCTGAGCGCTGTCGGCATCGACATCACCGACGTCTTCCTGACGCTGGAGAACGAGGGCGTCGAGAAGTTCGAGAAGTCGTGGACCGAGCTTCTCGAGACCGTCACCGGGCAGCTCGAAAAAGCAAAGGACTGA
- a CDS encoding phosphoglycerate kinase yields the protein MKNLEDLLGEDVSGRFVLVRSDLNVPLDGNKITDDGRVRAALPTLKRLAEAGAKVVVTAHLGRPKGEPDPKFSLAPVAVKLTELLGVDVPLAGDLVGESAKATVAGLTDGQVALLENVRFDARETSKVESERQELAAELAALVPGGAFVSDGFGVVHRKQASVHEIARALPAYAGGLVLAEVDVLKKLTEDLARPYVVVLGGAKVSDKLGVIANLLTKVDRLLIGGGMAYTFLKAQGHEVGNSLLQEDQLEQVRGFLAEAEKRGVELILPVDVLAATGFAADAEFDVVDAKAIPADRMGLDIGPKSRELFAGKLADAATVFWNGPMGVFEFESFAGGTRAVAEALVESDAFTVVGGGDSAAAVRRLGLPEDGFSHISTGGGASLEYLEGKELPGVAVLGEND from the coding sequence CTGAAGAACCTCGAAGACCTGCTGGGCGAGGACGTCTCCGGCCGGTTCGTGCTCGTGCGATCCGACCTGAACGTCCCGCTCGACGGGAACAAGATCACCGACGACGGCCGCGTCCGCGCGGCCCTGCCGACCCTCAAGCGGCTCGCCGAGGCGGGCGCGAAGGTGGTCGTCACGGCGCACCTCGGCCGTCCCAAGGGCGAACCGGACCCGAAGTTCTCGCTCGCACCCGTCGCCGTGAAGCTCACCGAGCTGCTCGGCGTCGACGTCCCGCTGGCCGGTGACCTGGTCGGTGAGTCCGCCAAGGCCACCGTCGCGGGCCTGACCGACGGTCAGGTGGCCCTGCTGGAGAACGTGCGCTTCGACGCGCGTGAGACCAGCAAGGTCGAGTCGGAACGTCAGGAGCTGGCCGCCGAGCTGGCCGCGCTGGTCCCGGGCGGCGCGTTCGTCTCCGACGGCTTCGGTGTCGTGCACCGCAAGCAGGCTTCGGTCCACGAGATCGCGCGGGCGCTTCCGGCGTACGCCGGCGGTCTGGTGCTGGCCGAGGTCGACGTCCTCAAGAAGCTCACCGAGGACTTGGCTCGGCCGTACGTCGTCGTCCTCGGCGGCGCGAAGGTGTCGGACAAGCTGGGTGTCATCGCCAACCTGCTGACCAAGGTCGACAGGCTGCTCATCGGCGGCGGCATGGCGTACACCTTCCTCAAGGCACAGGGCCACGAGGTGGGGAACTCGCTGCTGCAGGAGGACCAGCTGGAGCAGGTCCGCGGTTTCCTCGCCGAGGCGGAGAAACGCGGTGTCGAGCTGATCCTGCCGGTGGACGTCCTCGCCGCGACGGGCTTCGCGGCCGACGCGGAGTTCGACGTCGTCGACGCGAAGGCCATCCCGGCCGACCGCATGGGTCTCGACATCGGCCCGAAGTCACGCGAACTGTTCGCCGGCAAGCTGGCCGACGCGGCGACCGTGTTCTGGAACGGCCCGATGGGCGTGTTCGAGTTCGAGTCCTTCGCGGGCGGCACCCGTGCCGTGGCCGAAGCACTGGTCGAGAGCGATGCCTTCACCGTGGTCGGCGGGGGCGACTCCGCCGCGGCCGTGCGGCGGCTCGGCTTGCCCGAGGACGGCTTCTCGCACATCTCGACCGGCGGCGGCGCGTCGCTGGAGTACCTGGAGGGCAAGGAACTGCCCGGAGTCGCTGTGCTGGGAGAGAACGACTAG
- a CDS encoding glucose-6-phosphate isomerase: protein MAGETTGVEIVDAALAGEAAPFAERLVADQVASKLASQDATLWGPEAESEASIRLSWTTLHKSSRPLIGEIEALRTDLRSEGVDRVVLAGMGGSSLAPEVIVATEGVALTVLDTTDPGQVADALAGDLERTVIVVSSKSGGTVETDSHRRIFAKAFADAGIDAARRIVVVTDPGSPFADLSAKEGYRKVFLADPNVGGRYSALTAFGLVPAGLAGADVARLLDQAASVADELAADSVDNPAVALAAAWVAAHEKGAEKVVIGDTGSGVKGFADWAEQLIAESTGKQGTGLLPVAVEGPSAPGFADAKADATPVAVGPAEGAAKISVTGSLGAQFLLWEFATALAGRLLGINPFDQPDVEAAKKAARSLLDNPDALEGGEQPSTVDGAVEVFGSAGVATDGKLADILRAFFASAPENGYIAVQAYLDRLDDASTAVLRGEIAKRTGRQTTFGWGPRFLHSTGQYHKGGHQNGVFLQITGAVEDDLDVPDRPYTLGVLQHAQALGDGQVLAEHGRPVLRLHLTDRAAGLAELVRAVQEAGE from the coding sequence ATGGCAGGGGAAACGACCGGCGTCGAAATCGTCGACGCCGCCCTGGCCGGCGAAGCCGCTCCGTTCGCGGAGCGGCTCGTCGCCGACCAGGTCGCATCGAAACTGGCGTCCCAGGACGCCACACTGTGGGGTCCCGAAGCCGAGTCCGAAGCGTCGATCCGTCTCTCGTGGACGACGCTGCACAAGTCCTCGCGGCCGTTGATCGGCGAGATCGAGGCACTGCGGACCGACCTGCGCTCCGAGGGCGTCGACCGCGTCGTCCTCGCGGGCATGGGCGGTTCGTCGCTGGCCCCCGAGGTCATCGTAGCGACCGAGGGTGTCGCGCTGACGGTCCTCGACACCACCGATCCGGGTCAGGTCGCCGACGCGCTCGCCGGTGACCTGGAGCGCACGGTCATCGTCGTGTCGTCGAAGTCCGGTGGCACCGTCGAGACCGACAGCCACCGGCGGATCTTCGCGAAGGCCTTCGCCGACGCGGGCATCGACGCGGCCCGGCGGATCGTGGTCGTCACCGACCCCGGCTCGCCGTTCGCGGACCTGTCCGCGAAGGAGGGCTACCGCAAGGTCTTCCTCGCCGACCCGAACGTCGGCGGCCGCTACTCGGCGCTGACCGCGTTCGGGCTCGTCCCGGCCGGGCTCGCCGGCGCGGACGTCGCCCGCCTGCTCGACCAGGCCGCTTCGGTGGCCGACGAGCTGGCCGCCGACTCCGTGGACAACCCCGCGGTCGCACTCGCGGCGGCGTGGGTGGCGGCGCATGAGAAGGGAGCCGAGAAGGTCGTCATCGGCGACACGGGTTCCGGGGTCAAGGGCTTCGCCGACTGGGCGGAGCAGCTGATCGCCGAGTCCACCGGCAAGCAGGGCACCGGGCTCCTGCCCGTCGCCGTCGAGGGCCCGAGCGCTCCCGGATTCGCCGACGCCAAGGCCGATGCCACCCCGGTGGCGGTCGGACCGGCGGAAGGCGCCGCGAAGATCTCCGTGACCGGCTCGCTCGGCGCGCAGTTCCTGCTGTGGGAGTTCGCCACCGCGCTCGCCGGACGGCTGCTCGGGATCAACCCGTTCGACCAGCCCGACGTCGAGGCCGCGAAGAAGGCCGCACGCTCCCTGCTGGACAACCCGGACGCGCTCGAGGGCGGCGAGCAGCCGTCCACTGTGGACGGCGCGGTCGAGGTTTTCGGCTCGGCAGGCGTCGCCACGGACGGGAAGCTCGCGGACATCCTGCGGGCTTTCTTCGCTTCCGCCCCCGAAAACGGCTATATCGCGGTGCAGGCGTATCTCGACCGGCTCGATGACGCGTCGACCGCGGTCCTGCGCGGCGAGATCGCCAAGCGCACCGGCCGTCAGACCACCTTCGGGTGGGGGCCGCGGTTCCTGCACTCGACCGGGCAGTACCACAAGGGCGGGCACCAGAACGGTGTCTTCCTGCAGATCACCGGCGCCGTCGAAGACGATCTCGACGTCCCGGACCGGCCGTACACGCTCGGCGTGCTCCAGCACGCGCAGGCACTCGGCGACGGCCAGGTGCTCGCGGAGCACGGCCGCCCGGTGCTGCGCCTGCACCTCACCGACCGGGCCGCCGGCCTGGCCGAACTGGTTCGCGCGGTACAGGAGGCCGGCGAGTGA
- the zwf gene encoding glucose-6-phosphate dehydrogenase — translation MTRAWNNPLRDPRDKRLPRIAGPSSLVIFGVTGDLARKKLMPAIYDLAHRGLLPAGFSLVGFARRDWEHQDFGELVHDSVKEHARTPFKESVWNRLAEGIRFVQGTFDDDNAFDRLAQTVKDLDAERGTGGNTAFYLSIPPSAFPVVTKQLARSGLAEASEDTWRRVVIEKPFGRDLKSAKELNGIVNDVFPEESVFRIDHYLGKETVQNLLALRFANQLFEPIWNANYVDHVQITMAEDIGLGGRAGYYDGIGAARDVIQNHLLQLLALTAMEEPVSFAPRTLRAEKVKVLSATKPLEPFDETTARGQYAGGWQGGMKVPGLLQEGGFAKDSTTETYAAVTLEVQNRRWAGVPFYLRTGKRLGRRVTEIAVVFKRAPHLPFDSTSTEELGQNALVIRVQPDEGITLRFGSKVPGTTMEVRDVTMDFGYGHAFTESSPEAYERLILDVLLGEPSLFPVNEEVELSWEILDPILDHWAKKGAPEAYPPGSWGPPSADEMLERTGRNWRRP, via the coding sequence GTGACACGTGCCTGGAACAACCCGCTGCGCGATCCGCGCGACAAGCGGCTGCCGAGGATCGCCGGGCCCTCCAGCCTGGTGATCTTCGGGGTCACCGGCGACCTCGCCCGCAAGAAGCTGATGCCGGCGATCTACGACCTCGCCCACCGAGGGCTGCTGCCCGCCGGGTTTTCGCTGGTCGGTTTCGCCCGCCGGGACTGGGAACACCAGGACTTCGGCGAACTCGTGCACGACTCGGTCAAGGAGCACGCGCGGACGCCGTTCAAGGAGTCGGTGTGGAACCGGCTCGCCGAAGGCATCCGGTTCGTCCAGGGCACCTTCGACGACGACAACGCCTTCGACCGGCTCGCGCAGACGGTCAAGGACCTCGACGCCGAACGCGGTACCGGGGGCAACACCGCGTTCTACCTTTCGATCCCGCCGAGCGCGTTCCCGGTGGTGACCAAGCAGCTCGCCCGCTCCGGCCTCGCCGAGGCGAGCGAGGACACCTGGCGCCGTGTCGTCATCGAGAAGCCCTTCGGCCGCGACCTCAAGAGCGCCAAGGAGCTCAACGGGATCGTGAACGACGTCTTCCCCGAGGAGTCGGTGTTCCGCATCGACCACTACCTCGGCAAGGAGACGGTGCAGAACCTGCTGGCGCTGCGGTTCGCGAACCAGCTGTTCGAGCCGATCTGGAACGCCAACTACGTCGACCACGTGCAGATCACCATGGCCGAGGACATCGGCCTCGGCGGCCGCGCGGGGTACTACGACGGCATCGGCGCCGCACGCGACGTCATCCAGAACCACCTGTTGCAGCTCCTCGCGCTGACCGCGATGGAGGAGCCGGTTTCGTTCGCCCCGCGCACTCTGCGCGCGGAGAAGGTCAAGGTGCTCTCGGCGACCAAGCCGCTGGAGCCGTTCGACGAGACCACCGCGCGCGGGCAGTACGCGGGCGGCTGGCAGGGCGGTATGAAGGTGCCGGGCCTGCTGCAGGAAGGCGGTTTCGCGAAGGACTCGACGACCGAGACCTACGCCGCGGTGACGCTGGAGGTGCAGAACCGCCGCTGGGCCGGGGTGCCGTTCTACCTGCGCACCGGCAAGCGGCTGGGCCGCCGGGTCACCGAGATCGCCGTGGTGTTCAAGCGGGCACCGCATCTGCCGTTCGACTCCACCTCGACCGAGGAACTGGGCCAGAACGCGCTGGTGATCCGGGTGCAGCCGGACGAGGGCATCACGCTGCGGTTCGGGTCGAAGGTACCGGGGACCACGATGGAGGTCCGCGACGTCACCATGGACTTCGGCTACGGGCACGCGTTCACGGAGTCCTCGCCGGAGGCTTACGAACGGCTCATCCTGGACGTGCTGCTCGGCGAACCGTCGCTGTTCCCGGTGAACGAAGAGGTCGAACTGTCCTGGGAGATCCTGGACCCGATCCTCGACCACTGGGCCAAGAAGGGCGCACCCGAGGCGTACCCGCCCGGTTCGTGGGGACCGCCGTCCGCGGACGAAATGCTGGAACGTACCGGCCGGAACTGGAGGCGTCCGTGA
- the secG gene encoding preprotein translocase subunit SecG, translating into MKLFLQILLIASSVLLVVAVLLHRGRGGGLSSLFGGGMQSSLSGSSVAEKNLDRITLLLGAVWLISIIGLGLLLKV; encoded by the coding sequence ATGAAGCTGTTCCTGCAAATCCTGTTGATCGCCTCCAGCGTGCTGCTGGTGGTCGCCGTGTTGCTGCACCGCGGTCGTGGTGGCGGTCTGTCTTCGCTGTTCGGTGGCGGCATGCAGTCGAGCCTCTCCGGCTCGAGCGTGGCCGAGAAGAACCTCGACCGGATCACGCTGCTGCTGGGCGCGGTGTGGCTGATCAGCATCATCGGCCTCGGGCTCCTGCTCAAGGTCTGA
- a CDS encoding RNA polymerase-binding protein RbpA, whose translation MVGGNAIRGTRVGAGPSGESERGESAPRRRISYWCANGHEAQPSFSMDAEIPDEWDCPRCGLPGGQDEKNPPAAPRTEPYKTHLAYVKERRSDADGEAILAEALERLRQRREI comes from the coding sequence ATGGTTGGCGGTAACGCGATTCGGGGCACCCGTGTGGGTGCCGGTCCTTCGGGCGAATCGGAGCGGGGTGAGTCGGCGCCACGGCGCCGCATTTCCTACTGGTGCGCCAACGGGCACGAGGCACAGCCCTCGTTCTCGATGGACGCCGAAATTCCCGACGAGTGGGACTGCCCGCGCTGCGGGCTGCCCGGTGGGCAGGACGAGAAGAACCCTCCTGCCGCGCCGCGGACCGAGCCTTACAAGACTCACCTCGCGTACGTGAAGGAACGGCGTTCCGACGCCGACGGCGAGGCCATTCTCGCCGAGGCGCTGGAGCGGTTGCGCCAGCGCCGGGAGATCTAG
- the opcA gene encoding glucose-6-phosphate dehydrogenase assembly protein OpcA → MIIDLPSTTTSQLNKKLVEIREQGGQVALGRVLTLVIVADDDDKLEEAIEAANEASREHPSRVIVVAKGARTAAPRIDGQIRVGGDAGASEVIVLRLYGPLASQGQSAVVPLLLPDAPIVTWWPGTGPKAPAQDPLGELAQRRITDSAAEKAPIRALTTRAKAYVEGDTDLAWTRLTSWRAQLVSALDLPPHEKVTGATVTGEADSPSTELLAGWLAEYLKVPVKRVKSNGAAGIISVTLDRRSGPVELHRPDGRVGMLTQPGQPTRRIALQRRNNKDCLIEELRRLDPDEVYEASLHGLGKISSGTAVKAVPVKKAAPVKTAPARDTKATTTKSTS, encoded by the coding sequence GTGATCATCGACCTGCCGTCGACCACGACGTCGCAGCTGAACAAGAAGCTCGTCGAGATCCGCGAACAGGGCGGTCAGGTGGCGCTCGGCCGCGTGCTGACGCTGGTCATCGTGGCGGACGACGACGACAAGCTCGAAGAGGCGATCGAAGCCGCCAACGAAGCCAGCCGGGAACACCCCTCGCGGGTGATCGTGGTGGCCAAGGGCGCGCGGACCGCCGCGCCGCGGATCGACGGCCAGATCCGGGTCGGCGGCGACGCCGGCGCGAGCGAGGTCATCGTCCTGCGGCTCTACGGTCCGCTGGCCTCGCAGGGCCAGAGCGCGGTCGTGCCGCTGCTGCTGCCCGACGCGCCGATCGTCACCTGGTGGCCGGGCACCGGTCCGAAGGCTCCGGCCCAGGACCCGCTCGGCGAGCTGGCGCAACGCCGGATCACCGACTCGGCGGCGGAGAAGGCGCCCATAAGAGCACTCACCACCCGGGCGAAGGCCTATGTGGAGGGTGACACCGACCTGGCGTGGACGCGGCTGACCAGCTGGCGCGCGCAGCTGGTGTCCGCTTTGGACCTTCCACCGCATGAGAAGGTCACCGGCGCGACGGTGACCGGTGAGGCCGACTCGCCGTCGACCGAACTGCTCGCCGGCTGGCTGGCCGAGTACCTCAAGGTGCCGGTGAAGCGAGTCAAGAGCAACGGTGCCGCGGGCATCATCTCGGTGACGCTGGACCGGCGGTCCGGCCCGGTGGAACTGCACCGGCCGGACGGACGGGTCGGCATGCTGACCCAGCCGGGCCAGCCGACGCGCCGCATCGCCCTGCAGCGGCGGAACAACAAGGACTGCCTGATCGAGGAGCTGCGGCGGCTCGACCCGGACGAGGTCTACGAGGCTTCGCTCCACGGGCTCGGCAAGATCTCGTCGGGCACCGCGGTCAAGGCCGTTCCGGTGAAGAAGGCGGCTCCGGTGAAGACCGCCCCTGCCAGGGACACCAAGGCCACGACCACGAAGAGCACCTCATGA
- a CDS encoding histidine kinase, translating into MSTEGLSMPGISVGGSGADAADRMRRAAGVMSFAKIKRPALVALGVDTLAIFLAALDVWLVIPEKAQPYSIYLSGAACLGLAFRRKLPFLAVIVTVPGFLAGWSQLAAMIALGFLATRKQMHWQTWTGFALVFTCRFVQWPLADFVELSWREHVLDGIYGVIVAGMPVAIGLLIGARTEISQKLSELAASRDRERRFHADAVRAEERARLAREMHDVVSHQITLIAMQAGALQAQTSDARSLETAQVIRKLSTKTLEELRSLVSVLRSGSEDDGPRPGINELDRLIRGSDVPVHLTVERIPDLLPNQVSAAAYRTVQECLTNVHKHAPGATATIRIQGEHGSLKVEIRNERARTSGAALPSGGHGLTGLAERARLLGGSFETADTEDGGFRVRARYPLDR; encoded by the coding sequence ATGAGCACAGAGGGTCTCTCGATGCCAGGTATCTCGGTGGGCGGCTCCGGAGCGGACGCCGCCGACCGGATGCGCCGTGCCGCCGGGGTCATGTCGTTCGCCAAGATCAAACGCCCGGCACTGGTCGCGCTGGGCGTCGACACGCTCGCGATCTTCCTGGCCGCGCTCGACGTCTGGCTGGTGATCCCGGAGAAGGCCCAGCCGTACTCCATCTACCTCTCCGGCGCCGCCTGCCTCGGCCTCGCCTTCCGCCGCAAGCTGCCGTTCCTCGCGGTGATCGTCACCGTCCCCGGGTTCCTGGCGGGCTGGTCCCAGCTGGCCGCGATGATCGCGCTGGGCTTCCTCGCCACCCGCAAGCAGATGCACTGGCAGACCTGGACCGGATTCGCGCTCGTCTTCACCTGCCGGTTCGTCCAATGGCCGCTGGCCGACTTCGTCGAGCTGAGCTGGCGCGAACACGTTCTGGACGGGATCTACGGCGTCATCGTCGCCGGGATGCCGGTGGCCATCGGCCTGCTCATCGGAGCGCGGACCGAGATCTCGCAGAAGCTCTCCGAACTCGCCGCCAGCCGCGACCGCGAACGCCGCTTCCACGCCGACGCCGTCCGCGCGGAGGAACGCGCGCGGCTCGCGCGGGAGATGCACGACGTCGTCTCGCACCAGATCACGTTGATCGCCATGCAGGCCGGCGCGCTACAGGCGCAGACCTCCGACGCCCGTTCGCTCGAAACCGCGCAGGTGATCCGGAAACTGAGTACCAAGACGCTCGAAGAACTGCGCTCACTCGTGAGTGTGCTGCGCTCGGGCTCCGAAGACGACGGACCGCGCCCCGGGATCAACGAACTCGACCGGCTGATCCGCGGCTCGGACGTCCCGGTGCACCTCACCGTCGAGCGGATCCCCGACCTCCTGCCCAACCAGGTTTCGGCGGCGGCTTACCGGACCGTGCAGGAATGCCTGACCAACGTGCACAAGCACGCCCCCGGCGCCACCGCGACCATCCGGATCCAGGGTGAGCACGGTTCCCTCAAGGTCGAAATACGCAACGAGCGCGCCCGGACGTCCGGCGCGGCCCTGCCCTCGGGAGGGCACGGGCTGACCGGACTGGCCGAACGGGCTCGGCTGCTGGGCGGGAGCTTCGAGACCGCCGACACCGAGGACGGCGGGTTCCGGGTGCGTGCCCGGTACCCGCTCGACCGGTGA
- the tpiA gene encoding triose-phosphate isomerase, which yields MVRKPLIAGNWKMNQNHLEAIALVQKIAFALPEKYYAKVDVAVLPPFTDIRSVQTLTDGDKLPLTYGAQDLSPHDSGAYTGDVSGPMLAKLGCSFVTVGHSERREYHGESDELVNKKVKAALKHGIKPILCVGEKLEVREAGEHIAHTTTQLVEGLKGLKAEQVKDVVVAYEPVWAIGTGKVATPQDAEQVCGAIRATLAEKYGAEVASSVRVLYGGSAKANNISDLVACENIDGALVGGASLDGDEFTKLCALAAGGPLP from the coding sequence GTGGTGCGCAAACCGCTCATCGCCGGCAACTGGAAGATGAACCAGAACCACCTCGAAGCCATCGCGCTGGTTCAGAAGATCGCCTTCGCCCTGCCGGAGAAGTACTACGCGAAGGTCGACGTCGCGGTCCTGCCGCCGTTCACCGACATCCGCAGCGTCCAGACGCTGACCGACGGCGACAAGCTGCCGCTCACCTACGGCGCCCAGGACCTGTCGCCGCACGACTCCGGGGCCTACACCGGCGACGTGTCGGGCCCGATGCTGGCGAAGCTGGGATGCAGCTTCGTCACCGTCGGGCACTCGGAGCGGCGTGAATACCACGGCGAGTCCGACGAACTGGTGAACAAGAAGGTCAAGGCCGCGCTCAAGCACGGCATCAAGCCGATCCTGTGCGTGGGGGAGAAGCTCGAGGTTCGCGAGGCGGGCGAGCACATCGCCCACACCACGACCCAGCTGGTGGAGGGCCTCAAGGGGCTCAAGGCGGAGCAGGTCAAGGACGTCGTCGTCGCCTACGAGCCGGTCTGGGCCATCGGCACCGGCAAGGTCGCGACCCCGCAGGACGCCGAGCAGGTGTGCGGAGCCATCCGCGCCACCCTCGCCGAGAAGTACGGTGCCGAGGTCGCGTCCTCGGTTCGCGTGCTCTACGGGGGTTCGGCCAAGGCCAACAACATCAGTGACCTCGTCGCCTGCGAGAACATCGATGGCGCGCTCGTCGGTGGTGCCAGCCTGGATGGTGACGAATTCACCAAACTCTGCGCACTCGCCGCGGGCGGGCCCCTGCCCTGA
- the pgl gene encoding 6-phosphogluconolactonase has protein sequence MSKTEVVVYENPDLLAAAAAARLVTRIVDVQAAKGSASVVLTGGGTGIAILRELRDSSARDAIDWSRLDLYWGDERFVPADSDDRNEKQAREALLDHVPLDPKRVHAMAPSDGEFGDDVDAAAAAYAEVLAADDAAFDIMLLGLGGEGHTASIFPESPAVHEKERSVVAVRDCPKPPPTRISLTLPAIRRAQDIWLVTGGDAKADAVAQALAGVGEVQLPVAGARGSRRTLWLLDRGSASKLTKVYQTPAG, from the coding sequence ATGAGCAAGACCGAGGTCGTCGTCTACGAGAACCCGGACCTCCTGGCCGCCGCCGCGGCGGCCAGGCTGGTCACCCGGATCGTCGACGTCCAGGCCGCCAAGGGTTCCGCTTCGGTGGTGCTCACCGGCGGCGGCACCGGGATCGCGATCCTGCGTGAACTGCGCGACTCCAGTGCCCGTGACGCCATCGACTGGTCGCGTCTGGACCTCTACTGGGGCGACGAGCGCTTCGTCCCGGCGGACTCGGACGACCGCAACGAGAAGCAGGCCCGCGAGGCGCTGCTCGACCACGTCCCGCTCGACCCGAAGCGGGTGCACGCCATGGCACCCTCGGACGGCGAGTTCGGCGACGACGTCGACGCGGCGGCCGCGGCCTACGCGGAGGTTCTGGCGGCCGACGACGCGGCGTTCGACATCATGTTGCTGGGCCTCGGCGGCGAGGGGCACACCGCCTCGATCTTTCCCGAGAGCCCGGCGGTCCACGAGAAGGAACGCTCGGTCGTCGCGGTGCGGGACTGCCCGAAGCCGCCGCCGACCCGGATCTCGCTGACCCTGCCCGCGATCCGTCGCGCGCAGGACATCTGGCTGGTCACCGGCGGCGACGCCAAGGCGGACGCCGTCGCGCAGGCGCTGGCCGGGGTGGGCGAGGTCCAGCTCCCGGTGGCGGGAGCACGCGGCAGCCGTCGCACGCTCTGGCTGCTGGACCGGGGTTCCGCCTCGAAGCTGACGAAGGTGTATCAAACGCCTGCGGGCTGA